In Burkholderia lata, the DNA window GCGCGCAACCCGCGCGCGGCGCGGCTGACGGGTTGGCTGACAAGCGGTCTGTCTTTCCTTCCGGATGGCCGGATCGACTCCACGCCTGGCGGGCTTCGCGGCCCTCCGGGCACATTTGTTTTTTGGCGGGTGCTGCACGAGCCGTCCGCGGACGGGCGCAGTGCCAGACGAGTCGAGAGACTTTACTGCAGGCGAAAGGAGCCGCCGCGTGCGCGATGCGCGGCTGCACAGTGAATCGATATGGCGAAACGGGATTACTACGAGGTTCTGGGCGTCGCGAAGAATGCGGGCGACGACGAAATCAAGAAGGCGTATCGCAAGCTTGCGATGAAGTATCACCCTGACCGCAATCCGGACAACAAGGATGCGGAAGAGCATTTCAAGGAGGTGAAGGAAGCCTATGAAATGCTGTCGGACGGCCAGAAGCGGGCAGCGTACGACCAGTACGGCCACGCGGGCGTCGATCCGAACATGGGCGGTGCGGGCGCACAGGGCTTCGGCGGTTTCGCGGACGCGTTCGGCGACATCTTCGGCGACATCTTCGGCCAGGCAGCGGGCGGTGCCGCGCGCGGCGGCCGTGGCGGCCCGCAGGTGTATCGCGGTGCCGACCTGCGCTACAGCATGGAAATCACGCTCGAGCAGGCCGCACACGGCTACGACACGCAGATCCGCGTGCCGAGCTGGGTATCGTGCGAGGTCTGCCACGGGTCGGGCGCGAAGCCCGGCACGAAGCCGGAAACCTGCCCGACCTGTCACGGCCAGGGCACGGTGCGCATGTCGCAGGGCTTCTTCAGCATCCAGCAGACCTGCCCGAAGTGCCACGGCACGGGCACCTACATCCCCGAGCCGTGCGTGCATTGCCACGGGTCGGGCAAGGTGAAGGAAACCAAGACGCTCGAAGTGAAGATCCCGGCCGGGATCGACGACGGGATGCGGATCCGCTCGGCCGGCAATGGCGAGCCGGGCATCAACGGCGGGCCGCCGGGCGACCTGTACGTCGAGATCCACATCAAGCCGCACTCGGTGTTCGAGCGCGACGGCGACGATCTCCACTGCCAGATGCCGATCCCGTTCACGACCGCCGCACTCGGCGGCGAGATCGAGGTGCCGACGCTGGCCGGCCGTGCGTCGTTCCCGGTGCCGGAAGGCACGCAGTCGGGCAAGACGTTCCGCCTGCGCGGCAAGGGCATCAAGGGGCTGCGTTCGAGCATCGCGGGCGATCTGTACGTTCACGTGCAGGTCGAGACGCCGGTGAAGCTGACCGACAACCAGCGCGACCTGCTCAAGCAGTTCGAGAAGTCGCTGGCCGAGGGCGGCGCGCGTCACAGCCCGCAGAGCAAGAGCTGGTTCGACCGTGTGAAGAGCTTCTTCGAGTAACTCGAGTAACAGCATGACTGAAGGTAACGAGAGCGCGTCGTTCGCGCTCTTGGACGATTGCGACTCGACCGCGCTCGCGCGGTCGAGTCGTTTGTATTCGGGGTTCGTGCGCGAACGTGTGTGCACGGATCCGGCTCGACTCGACGAGGTCGACGCAGCCGTGGCGCAGGATCTGCGCGACGGGCTGCATGCGGTCGTCGTCGGCGATTACGAATTCGGACGCAATCTGCAACGAGCGCAGCCGGGCCATGCCCCGCTGCGCTTTTTGCTGTTTGCGCGCTGCGAGCGCCTGTCGCGGGACGAAGTCGACGCGTGGCTCGCGCAGCGGGACGGCGGCGGCACGCCGTCGATCGCGGGCGTCGCGCATGTCGCGAAGAGCGTGTCGCGCGATGCGTTCGACGTGGCGATCGCCGCGGTGCACGACGCGCTGCGCGCAGGCGATTCGTATCAGGTCAACTACACGTACCGGCTGAACTTCGACGTGTTCGGCACGCCGCTCGCGCTGTACCGGCGGCTGCGTGCGCGTCAGCCCGTGCGCTACGGTGCGCTGATCGCGTTGCCCGACGGCACGTGGGTCGTGTCGTGCTCGCCCGAGCTGTTCGTCGAGAAGTACGGCGACGTGCTGCGCGCGCGGCCGATGAAGGGCACCGCGCCACGTTCGGCCGACCCGCGCGACGATGCGGCCGCGGCCACGTTCCTTGCGAACGATCCGAAGAACCGCGCGGAAAACGTGATGATCGTCGACTTGCTGCGCAACGACGTGTCGCGGATCGCGCGCACCGGGACGGTCCGCGTGCCGGCGCTGTTCTCCGTCGAGCCGTATGCGTCGGTGTGGCAGATGACGTCGACGGTCGAGGCCGGCTGGCGCGACGGAACGACGTTCGCGCAGATGCTGCGCGCGCTGTTTCCGTGCGGATCGATCACGGGCGCGCCGAAGCACAAGACGATGCAGCTGATCGATGCGATCGAGTCGACGCCGCGCGGGCTCTATACGGGCGCGATCGGCTGGCTTGACGCTGCGAAACAAGGCGCGGATTCCGACGCGCCAGGTGATCGCCTGGCAGGTTGCGGCGATTTTTGCCTGTCGGTCGCGATCCGTACGTTGACGCTCGATGCGGCCGGCGAAGGCGATGATCGTGGAGGTGCAACGCGAGCCGACGTCGAAGCACGCCAACCGGCAACGGCAATCGCCGGCCGGCGCCGCGGCACGATGGGTGTCGGCGCGGGCATCGTGCTCGACAGTGTCGCGGCCGACGAATATGCGGAGTGCGAATTGAAAGCGCGATTCCTGACGGATGCCGATCCCGGCTTCCAGCTGTTCGAAACGACTGCCGCCACGCGTGCGGACGGCATACGGCATCTCGATCGCCATCTCGCGCGGCTGCAGCGTAGCGCGGATGCGTTCGGCTTCCGTTTCGACACCGATGCATTGCGTCGCGAGATCGACGCGCGTTGTGCGGCGCTCGACGGCGACGGCGCATACCGGATGAAGCTCTCGCTCGCGAAGGACGGCACGATCGAGATCGTCGCGGCACCGCTCAAGCCGCTGCCGGCGGGGCCGGTCGGCGTGCTGCTGGCGTCCGCGCACGGCTTCGCACCGACCCGTACGAGCGATGCGCTGCTGCTGCACAAGACCACACGCCGCGCCGAATACGATCGCGCGTGGCAGGCGGCGGAGGCGCTTGGCGGCTTCGACATGCTGTTCGTCAACGAGCGCGGCGAGGTGACGGAAGGCGGGCGCTCGAACCTGTTCGTGAAGCTCGACGGCCAGTGGGTGACGCCGCCGCTCGAGTCGGGCGTGCTGCCGGGCGTGATGCGCGGCGTGCTGCTCGACGATCGTGCGTTCAGCGCGACGGAGCGGGTCGTGACCCGCGACGATCTCGCGCGTGCGGAGGCGCTGCTGCTGACCAACGCGCTACGCGGCGCGCTCGACGCGGTACTGAAGTGAAATAACCGCCAGATAATCGATCAGCGCTGGCAGCGCAGGAAAGAAAAAGCGCGGCGCCCCGCAAAGGGCGCCGCGCTTTTTTCATCGAGGCGCAGGCAAACGCATCGCCGGCGCCGCGACAGACGTCAGAACGAATGCTCGGGGCCGGGGAACGAACCGTCCTTGACCGCGCGCACGTAAGCTTCGACGGCCGCCTGGATGTTCGGCTCGCCCTGCATGAAATCCTTCACGAAGCGCGGCCGCTTGCCGGGGAACACGCCGAGCATGTCGTGCAGCACGAGCACCTGGCCCGAGCAGTCGGCGCCCGCGCCGATGCCGATCGTCGGCACGCGCAGCATGTGCGTGACCTCGGACCCGATCAGCGTCGGCACGGCTTCGAGCAGCACGACCTGCGCACCCGCCGCTTCGACCGCGCGCGCGTCGCGCAGCAGTTGCGCGGCGCCGGCTTCGGTCTTGCCCTGTACCTTGAAGCCGCCGAACGCGTGGACCGACTGAGGCGTGAGGCCCACGTGCGCACATACGGGCACCGCGCGCTCGACGAGGAAGCGGATCGTCTCGGCGAGCCATTCGCCGCCTTCGAGCTTGACCATCTGCGCACCGGCGCGCATCAGCTTGACGCTGCTTGCGAATGCCTCGGCCGGCGTGCCGTACGTGCCGAACGGCAGGTCGGCCATGATCAGCGCGCGCGGCTGCGCGCGGGCAACACAGGCGGTGTGATACGCGATGTCGTCGAGCGACACGGGCAGCGTGGTCGTGTGGCCTTGCAGCACGTTGCCGAGCGAATCGCCGATCAGCAGCACGTCGACGCCCGAACGGTCGAGCAGTGCGGAAAAGCTCGCGTCGTAGCAGGTGAGCATCGCGATCTTCTCGCCGGCGTCGCGCATTGCCTGCAGCTTGGGCACCGTGACGGCAGGCCGGCTCGATTCCTGGAGATAGGTCATGGGAAATCCGGTTCGAATGGGTGAAGAACGACAGGCGAGGACGCGTCAGCGCGTCGTCTCGCCCTTGACGAAGAATTCCTTGCGGCCGCGCATCGTCTCGATGCGCTCGACCAGCAGGGCGAGATCTTCGGGGGAATCCAGCGGGTTCAGGTGTTCCGCGGCGACCGTCAGCACCGGCGTGCGGTCGTAGTGGTAGAAGAATTCGTTGTACGCGTCGACGAGCGAGCGCAGGTACGCGTCGCTGATCTGCAGCTCCATCGGCAGCCCGCGCTTCTGGATGCGCGAGAACAGCACTTCAGGGCTCGCCTGCAGATAGACGACGAGGTCGGGCGACGGCGCCTGCGGCACGTCCACGTGCGTCGCAACCGAGCGGTAGAGCTGCCACTCGTCTTCCGGAAGGTTCAGCCGCGCGAAGATGTCGTTTTTCTGCGGCATGAAATCGGCGATGACCGGGCGGCCCGTTTCGAGCGCACCGATCAGCTCGCGCGCCTGCTGCGCACGCTGCAGCGCGAACGACAGCTGCACGGGCAGCGCGTAGCGCGCGGTGTCGCGATAGAAGCGTTCGAGGAACGGGTTGTCCTGCGGGCGCTCGAGCAGCGTCTGCATCGACCAGCGTTCGCCGAGCAGGCGCGCGAGCGTCGTCTTGCCGACTCCGATCGGGCCTTCGATCACGAGATAGCGATGCGGGGCGCGCAGGTCGGGCGCAGTAACGGTAAGGGGAGTCAGGGTCATCGGCAGCGGTTCTTGTCGGCGTCTTCGCTGGCAGCGAGCGCCTTCTGCATCAGGCACTGGCAGGTCTGCACCTTCTCGACCCGCTGATCAGCGACGGCGGCGAGGAAGGCATCGGCACGGCCGCGTGCGGGGATGTCGAGTGCCGGCTCGATCTCGACGAGCGGCACGAGCGCGAACGCACGGTCGGTGAGGCGCGGGTGCGGGACGATCAGGTCGGGTTCGTCGATCGAATCGTCGCCGAACAGCAGGATGTCGAGATCGAGCGTACGCGGCGCGTTGCGATACGGACGCTCGCGGCCGAAGTGATGTTCGATCTTCTGGCAAAGCGCGAGCAGCTCGCGGGCCGACAGCGTCGTGTCGAGCTTGACGACGCAGTTGTAGTAGTCGTCGCCGCCCGCTTCGAAGGGCGCCGTGCGATACAGGCTCGATTTGCCGAGGATCGAGATGGTGCGCTGCTGCGCAAGGCACACCACCGCGTCCTTCAGGGTCTGGCGCGCATCGCCGAGATTCGCCCCCAGTCCGATATATGCAACCGTCATGGCATCACTTCCTACGTCGTTCGCCGGCGAGCGCGTCAGTCGTCGGAACCGTCCGAGGCGTCCGGTGCCTGCTCGGCAGCACCTTCACCCGGCTTGCGGTTTCGCACGCCGCCGCGGCGGCGCCGCTTGCGGGGCGATTTTTCCTTCGTGCCGCCCTGCGTGAGCAATGCCTCGCGAGCGGCCGCGTCGCCTTCGATGAAATCCGTCCACCACTGTCCGACTTCCGCATCAAGCTCGCCGGATTCGCAGCGTAACAGGAGGAAATCATACCCCGCTCTAAACCTTTGGTGTTCCAGCAGCCGCATCGCGCTGCGGCCCGAGCGCTTCTCGAGGCGCAGCTGCAGGCCCCAGATCTCGCGCATGTCGGCCGAATAACGCTTGTGGATCGCGAGTTTCTCGGTCTGCATGTCGAGCACGTCGTCCATCGCGCGATGGAGCGCCGGCACCGGGATTTCGCCTTCGGCCGTGTATTGCTCGAAGCGCTGGCGCATGTCGTGCCACAGCAGCGTCGCGAACAGGAAGCCCGGCGAGACCGGCTTGCCGGCGCGCACGCGTGCGTCGGTGTTGTTCAGCGCGAGCGTGATGAACTTCTCGCCCTGCGGCTGTTCGAGCACGACGTCGAGCAGCGGCAGCAGCCCGTGGTGCAGGCCTTCCTTGCGCAGCTGCGTCAGGCACGCGAGCGCGTGGCCCGACAGCAGCAGCTTCAGCATTTCGTCGAACAGGCGCGCGGCCGGCACGTTGTTGATCAGGTCGGCGAGCGCGTTGATCGGCTCGCGCGTATGCGGCTCGATCTCGAAACCGAGCTTGGCCGCGAAGCGCACGACGCGCAGCATCCGCACCGGATCCTCGCGGAAGCGCGTGGCCGGATCGCCGATCATCCGCAACAGGCGGGCGCGCACGTCGGCCATCCCGTCGTGGTAGTCGAGCACCGTCTGCGTCGACGGGTCGTAGTACATCGCGTTGATCGTGAAGTCGCGGCGCGCGGCGTCTTCGTGCTGCTCGCCCCACACGTTGTCGCGCAGCACGCGGCCGCTCGCGTCGACCGCGTGCGTGCGGCGATCGAGTTCGTCGCGCTTCAGGCGCTTCGGCGGCTCGGCGGCGGCGGCCTCGGGCGGCGCATCGACCAGCGCGCGGAACGTCGACACCTCGATCAGCTCCTGGCCGAACTGCACGTGCACGATCTGGAAGCGGCGGCCGATCAGGCGCGCGCGGCGGAACAGGCGCTGCACCTCGGTCGGCGTTGCATCGGTCGCGACGTCGAAGTCCTTCGGCGCGATGCCGAGCAGCAGGTCGCGTACCGCACCGCCGACGATGAAGGCACGGAAGCCCGCCTGCTGCAGCGTGTCGGTCACGCGCACGGCATTCTTCGAAATCAGCGCCGGGTTGATGCCGTGCACGCTGGCCGGCACGACGGTCGGTTCATGGTTGCTGCGCGGTTTCTTCGCGCCGCCGCCGCGGGCGCCCTTCGGGGCGCGCGGGGTAGCAGGGGCCGCTTCGTCGGCCGGGGCCGTTGCGGGAGAGGTTTGCTCGGTTTCGTCCTGGCCGAGCAGCTTGCGGATGAATTTTTTGATCACGACGTTCAGAAGAGATCGAGGATGCGCCAGCCGCGGTTGCTTGCATGCGCACGCAGCGTGTCGTCAGGGTTGGTCGCGATCGGGTCGGTGACTTTCTCGAGCAACGGGATGTCGTTGTGCGAGTCGCTGTAGAAATAGGTGTGGGTGAAGTCGCTCCATTGCTTGCCGAGCGACGCGAGCCATGCTTCGGTGCGCACGATCTTGCCTTCGCGATAGCTCGGCGTGCCGGTCGGCCGGCCCGTGTACGGCGAATCGGGATGCCCGTCGGTCGTTTCGACTTCGCAGGCGATCAGCGTGTCGACGCCGAACGCGGAGGCGATCGGGCGCGTGATGAATTCGTTGGTTGCCGTCACGACGCAGCACAGGTCGCCAGCATCGAGGTGCTTGCGCACGAGCTCGAGCGCGGCGGGTGTCATTGCGGGCCGGATCACCTCGTGCATGTACTGCTCGTGCCATTCGGCGAGCTGCGCGCGCGAATACTTCGCGAGCGGCGTGAGCATCGCCGTGAGGTACGCGTGGATGTCGAGCTTGCCGGCCTTGTAGTCGGCGAAGAACTGATCGTTCTGACGCGAGAAGCTTTCCGCGTCGACGATGCCGAGCTTCACCATGAAGCGGCCCCATTCGTGGTCGCTATCGGTCGTGATCAGCGTGTGATCGAGGTCAAAGAGTGCCAGATTAGTCATGGAAGCGCATTTTACTCGAAGCGGTTCGGGCCCGTGCCCGGTGGTGTGATGTCGTCGCCGGGACGCGCCAGCATGCGGCGCAGCAACGGCAGCGTGACGGCGCGTTTCTGCTCGAGCGAAAAGCGGTCGAGCGCGTCGAGCAGCGCCATCAGGCTCGGCATGTCGCGGCGGAAATGGGTCAGCAGGTAGGCGGCGATGTCGTCGGTGAGCGCGATCCCGCGCTCCTTCGCCGCGAGCTTGAGCACGGCGATCTTGCCGGCGTCGGACGGCGGCGACAGGTGGAACACGAGCCCCCAGCCGAGGCGCGTGCGGAGATCCTCGCGCACGTCGAGCGCGAGCGGCGCCGCGGGCCCTGCCGCGACGAACGCGCTCGACGGGTGCGCGCGCACTTCGTTGAACAGGTTGAACAGCGCGACCTGCTGCGTGTCGCTCATCCGGTCGCAGTCGTCGATCGCGTAGATGCCGATGCGCGGGTCGAACGTGAACGCGCCGAGCGGGCTCTGCGGCGTCAGGTAGCGCGCATAGCCGTACGACGCATCGCTCACGAGCGCCTGCAGCAGGTGGGTGCGGCCGCAGCCGGGCTCGCCCCAGATGTAGAACGACCGATCCGGCACCGGGCCCGCCGCGAGCGCGAGGTCGAGCTTCTGCAGGCGCGAGATGAGCTCGTCGTTCTCCTCGTTCATGATGAAGTTGTCGAACGTGGCGGGCGGCGGCGTGCCGAGATCGAGCGTCAGTTGACGGGACACAACAGTCACAATGCGGGTCGGTTGAAAATATGCGCGCCGTACGCCGGGCACGCGCCGGGAACTGCGTCTTCACGGGCTTCACGCGCGACCGCACGCACGGCGCCGCGCCGGTTTCGGCGCGGTTCGCTCGGCGATGAAAACGGGGACGTGTTGACCAAGATGCAATCCCTGACGATTCGGTGCTGGGAATTCCGGCCAACGGGCCGGCTTCGGGTAAAATCGCATTTTACCGACCTTCTCGCATTCCCCCATGAATCCTCCGAAATCCGCTCCTGACGCTCAGGGTCTGTCCTATCGCGACGCAGGTGTCGACATCGACGCGGGCGACGCGCTCATCGACAAGATCAAGCCTTTTGCGAAGAAAACCCTGCGCGACGGCGTGCTCGGCGGCATCGGCGGGTTCGGCGCGCTGTTCGAAGTGCCGAAGAAGTACAAGGAGCCCGTGCTCGTGTCGGGTACCGACGGCGTGGGCACCAAGCTCAAGCTGGCGTTTCATCTGAACAAACACGACACCGTCGGCCAGGATCTCGTCGCGATGAGCGTGAACGACATCCTCGTGCAGGGCGCCGAGCCGCTGTTCTTCCTCGACTACTTCGCGTGCGGCAAGCTCGACGTCGACACCGCGGCAACGGTCGTCAAGGGCATCGCGCAGGGTTGCGAACTGTCGGGCTGCGCGCTGATCGGCGGTGAAACGGCCGAAATGCCGGGCATGTACCCGGACGGCGAATACGACCTGGCAGGCTTCGCGGTCGGCGCGGTCGAGAAGAGCAAGATCATCGACGGCAGCACGATCGCCGAAGGCGACGTGGTGCTGGGCCTCGCATCGAGCGGCATCCACTCGAACGGCTTCTCGCTCGTGCGCAAGATCATCGAGCGCGCGAACCCCGACCTGTCGGCCGATTTCCACGGCCGCTCGCTGGCCGACGCGCTGATGGCGCCGACCCGCATCTACGTGAAGCCGCTGCTCGCGCTGATGCAGAAGCTGACGGTGAAGGGCATGGCGCACATCACGGGCGGCGGTCTCGTCGAGAACATTCCGCGCGTGCTGCGCGAAGGCCTCACCGCCGAGCTCGACCAGGACGCATGGCCGCTGCCGCCGCTGTTCAAGTGGCTGCAGGAGCACGGCGGTGTTGCCGATGCGGAAATG includes these proteins:
- the folK gene encoding 2-amino-4-hydroxy-6-hydroxymethyldihydropteridine diphosphokinase; protein product: MTVAYIGLGANLGDARQTLKDAVVCLAQQRTISILGKSSLYRTAPFEAGGDDYYNCVVKLDTTLSARELLALCQKIEHHFGRERPYRNAPRTLDLDILLFGDDSIDEPDLIVPHPRLTDRAFALVPLVEIEPALDIPARGRADAFLAAVADQRVEKVQTCQCLMQKALAASEDADKNRCR
- the purM gene encoding phosphoribosylformylglycinamidine cyclo-ligase, translated to MNPPKSAPDAQGLSYRDAGVDIDAGDALIDKIKPFAKKTLRDGVLGGIGGFGALFEVPKKYKEPVLVSGTDGVGTKLKLAFHLNKHDTVGQDLVAMSVNDILVQGAEPLFFLDYFACGKLDVDTAATVVKGIAQGCELSGCALIGGETAEMPGMYPDGEYDLAGFAVGAVEKSKIIDGSTIAEGDVVLGLASSGIHSNGFSLVRKIIERANPDLSADFHGRSLADALMAPTRIYVKPLLALMQKLTVKGMAHITGGGLVENIPRVLREGLTAELDQDAWPLPPLFKWLQEHGGVADAEMHRVFNCGIGMAVIVSAADADAAIADLTAAGEQVWKIGTVRATREGEAQTVVV
- the dnaJ gene encoding molecular chaperone DnaJ codes for the protein MAKRDYYEVLGVAKNAGDDEIKKAYRKLAMKYHPDRNPDNKDAEEHFKEVKEAYEMLSDGQKRAAYDQYGHAGVDPNMGGAGAQGFGGFADAFGDIFGDIFGQAAGGAARGGRGGPQVYRGADLRYSMEITLEQAAHGYDTQIRVPSWVSCEVCHGSGAKPGTKPETCPTCHGQGTVRMSQGFFSIQQTCPKCHGTGTYIPEPCVHCHGSGKVKETKTLEVKIPAGIDDGMRIRSAGNGEPGINGGPPGDLYVEIHIKPHSVFERDGDDLHCQMPIPFTTAALGGEIEVPTLAGRASFPVPEGTQSGKTFRLRGKGIKGLRSSIAGDLYVHVQVETPVKLTDNQRDLLKQFEKSLAEGGARHSPQSKSWFDRVKSFFE
- a CDS encoding aminodeoxychorismate synthase component I, whose amino-acid sequence is MTEGNESASFALLDDCDSTALARSSRLYSGFVRERVCTDPARLDEVDAAVAQDLRDGLHAVVVGDYEFGRNLQRAQPGHAPLRFLLFARCERLSRDEVDAWLAQRDGGGTPSIAGVAHVAKSVSRDAFDVAIAAVHDALRAGDSYQVNYTYRLNFDVFGTPLALYRRLRARQPVRYGALIALPDGTWVVSCSPELFVEKYGDVLRARPMKGTAPRSADPRDDAAAATFLANDPKNRAENVMIVDLLRNDVSRIARTGTVRVPALFSVEPYASVWQMTSTVEAGWRDGTTFAQMLRALFPCGSITGAPKHKTMQLIDAIESTPRGLYTGAIGWLDAAKQGADSDAPGDRLAGCGDFCLSVAIRTLTLDAAGEGDDRGGATRADVEARQPATAIAGRRRGTMGVGAGIVLDSVAADEYAECELKARFLTDADPGFQLFETTAATRADGIRHLDRHLARLQRSADAFGFRFDTDALRREIDARCAALDGDGAYRMKLSLAKDGTIEIVAAPLKPLPAGPVGVLLASAHGFAPTRTSDALLLHKTTRRAEYDRAWQAAEALGGFDMLFVNERGEVTEGGRSNLFVKLDGQWVTPPLESGVLPGVMRGVLLDDRAFSATERVVTRDDLARAEALLLTNALRGALDAVLK
- the hda gene encoding DnaA regulatory inactivator Hda, producing the protein MSRQLTLDLGTPPPATFDNFIMNEENDELISRLQKLDLALAAGPVPDRSFYIWGEPGCGRTHLLQALVSDASYGYARYLTPQSPLGAFTFDPRIGIYAIDDCDRMSDTQQVALFNLFNEVRAHPSSAFVAAGPAAPLALDVREDLRTRLGWGLVFHLSPPSDAGKIAVLKLAAKERGIALTDDIAAYLLTHFRRDMPSLMALLDALDRFSLEQKRAVTLPLLRRMLARPGDDITPPGTGPNRFE
- the panB gene encoding 3-methyl-2-oxobutanoate hydroxymethyltransferase; translation: MTYLQESSRPAVTVPKLQAMRDAGEKIAMLTCYDASFSALLDRSGVDVLLIGDSLGNVLQGHTTTLPVSLDDIAYHTACVARAQPRALIMADLPFGTYGTPAEAFASSVKLMRAGAQMVKLEGGEWLAETIRFLVERAVPVCAHVGLTPQSVHAFGGFKVQGKTEAGAAQLLRDARAVEAAGAQVVLLEAVPTLIGSEVTHMLRVPTIGIGAGADCSGQVLVLHDMLGVFPGKRPRFVKDFMQGEPNIQAAVEAYVRAVKDGSFPGPEHSF
- a CDS encoding deoxynucleoside kinase; translated protein: MTLTPLTVTAPDLRAPHRYLVIEGPIGVGKTTLARLLGERWSMQTLLERPQDNPFLERFYRDTARYALPVQLSFALQRAQQARELIGALETGRPVIADFMPQKNDIFARLNLPEDEWQLYRSVATHVDVPQAPSPDLVVYLQASPEVLFSRIQKRGLPMELQISDAYLRSLVDAYNEFFYHYDRTPVLTVAAEHLNPLDSPEDLALLVERIETMRGRKEFFVKGETTR
- the pcnB gene encoding polynucleotide adenylyltransferase PcnB, coding for MIKKFIRKLLGQDETEQTSPATAPADEAAPATPRAPKGARGGGAKKPRSNHEPTVVPASVHGINPALISKNAVRVTDTLQQAGFRAFIVGGAVRDLLLGIAPKDFDVATDATPTEVQRLFRRARLIGRRFQIVHVQFGQELIEVSTFRALVDAPPEAAAAEPPKRLKRDELDRRTHAVDASGRVLRDNVWGEQHEDAARRDFTINAMYYDPSTQTVLDYHDGMADVRARLLRMIGDPATRFREDPVRMLRVVRFAAKLGFEIEPHTREPINALADLINNVPAARLFDEMLKLLLSGHALACLTQLRKEGLHHGLLPLLDVVLEQPQGEKFITLALNNTDARVRAGKPVSPGFLFATLLWHDMRQRFEQYTAEGEIPVPALHRAMDDVLDMQTEKLAIHKRYSADMREIWGLQLRLEKRSGRSAMRLLEHQRFRAGYDFLLLRCESGELDAEVGQWWTDFIEGDAAAREALLTQGGTKEKSPRKRRRRGGVRNRKPGEGAAEQAPDASDGSDD
- a CDS encoding HAD family hydrolase, which codes for MTNLALFDLDHTLITTDSDHEWGRFMVKLGIVDAESFSRQNDQFFADYKAGKLDIHAYLTAMLTPLAKYSRAQLAEWHEQYMHEVIRPAMTPAALELVRKHLDAGDLCCVVTATNEFITRPIASAFGVDTLIACEVETTDGHPDSPYTGRPTGTPSYREGKIVRTEAWLASLGKQWSDFTHTYFYSDSHNDIPLLEKVTDPIATNPDDTLRAHASNRGWRILDLF